A single Cannabis sativa cultivar Pink pepper isolate KNU-18-1 chromosome 7, ASM2916894v1, whole genome shotgun sequence DNA region contains:
- the LOC133039810 gene encoding uncharacterized protein LOC133039810, whose amino-acid sequence METVLGQRSDYQRGVGKRLKGKGKKPIPQTQSTVPPQPTTEMMSTVADIFSAMRATWGGNLTPEQRAQIFNPRFDNFVQTYSQSQSPGGSSSQSHAAPPEQQQQPPTQPQFQPSSQQQFQNLSQ is encoded by the coding sequence ATGGAAACAGTTCTAGGCCAAAGATCTGACTATCAAAGAGGCGTGGGTAAAAGGCTCAAGGGCAAAGGAAAGAAACCAATCCCTCAAACTCAATCAACGGTGCCTCCCCAACCAACTACTGAAATGATGAGCACCGTGGCAGATATATTCTCAGCTATGCGTGCCACTTGGGGGGGTAATTTGACGCCTGAACAACGTGCCCAAATATTTAACCCACGCTTTGACAATTTCGTTCAAACGTATAGTCAATCGCAGTCGCCTGGTGGTTCGTCTTCTCAGAGTCATGCCGCTCCTCcggaacagcaacaacaacctcctACGCAACCACAATTTCAGCCTTCCTCGCAACAACAATTCCAAAATTTGTCACAGTag
- the LOC133039809 gene encoding uncharacterized protein LOC133039809 codes for MATIDKSWTKIRNRGCHEFWNGLQAFLAMASEHKDCDGRIRCPCVRCINSRFEKIDRVRAHVFDRGFMQGYDKWIYHGEPEDVVDDVAVADIESEDEMIPILEDFFPPTTEDVQGEDEQPTTNPQFDDLFEEIEAELYPGCDWISSLNFLAKLLHLKVRGKIPNNIFEELLKLLKFAFPKENNIPSTYYEAKKRLKKLGLGYDNIDVCLYNCCLFYKENASKEACPVCGTSRWVTSENGKGKRVPCKVMRYFPLTPRLKRLYSSRITAKSMIWHHTGKSKDDGVLRHPVDGLAWKDFDAKHPEFARDPRNVRLGGGS; via the exons ATGGCGACAATTGATAAGTCTTGGACCAAAATCAGAAATCGTGGTTGCCATGAATTTTGGAATGGTTTACAAGCCTTTTTAGCAATGGCATCAGAACATAAGGATTGTGATGGAAGAATTCGATGTCCTTGTGTGAGATGTATAAATagtaggtttgaaaaaatagataggGTTAGAGCACACGTATTTGATCGAGGTTTCATGCAAGGATATGATAAGTGGATTTATCACGGCGAGCCTGAGGATGTTGTCGATGATGTAGCAGTTGCCGATATTGAATCAGAGGATGAAATGATACCTATTCTAGAAGACTTCTTTCCCCCAACAACAGAGGATGTACAAGGAGAAGATGAACAACCAACCACAAACCCTCAGTTTGATGACTTATTTGAGGAAATTGAAGCTGAATTGTATCCCGGTTGTGATTGGATTTCGTCTCTAAACTTTTTAGCAAAGCTATTGCATTTAAAAGTTAGGGGAAAAATTCCTAATAACATCTTTGAAGAATTATTGAAGCTTTTAAAGTTTGCGTTTCCGaaggaaaataatattccaTCAACTTACTACGAGGCAAAAAAGAGATTGAAGAAATTAGGCTTGGGTTATGATAATATCGATGTCTGTTTGTATAATTGTTGCTTATTTTATAAGGAGAATGCATCCAAGGAGGCTTGTCCAGTTTGCGGAACTAGTCGTTGGGTTACTTCCGAGAACGGGAAAGGAAAAAGAGTTCCTTGCAAAGTCATGCGATACTTTCCGTTGACACCTCGACTTAAAAGATTATATAGTTCGAGGATTACAGCGAAAAGCATGATATGGCATCATACtggaaaatcaaaagatgatggGGTGTTGCGACACCCGGTCGATGGTTTAGCTTGGAAAGACTTTGATGCAAAACATCCCGAGTTTGCAAGGGACCCAAGAAATGTTCGACTTGG TGGTGGTAGCTAA